The Erythrobacter sp. JK5 genome includes a region encoding these proteins:
- a CDS encoding polysaccharide deacetylase family protein produces MPLTEERIDWPDNARMALSVVVNVEEGSEMTIARGDRGMEPVDELGVFVKSKMRNYSNESNYLYGIKAGAPRIVKLLWQYDITASWTVAALSLENHPEIAEAIVDLGHEPVSHGWRWVHQFKMDEDEERDFIRKAVTSIEKTCGVRPYGWLSRYLLTDNTRRLLSEEGFTYHMDDYSGDVPFWDRGTGPGKPPKTSRCASSPTSSTTTT; encoded by the coding sequence ATGCCGCTTACCGAGGAACGTATCGACTGGCCCGACAACGCCAGAATGGCTCTGTCGGTCGTCGTCAATGTCGAGGAAGGCAGCGAGATGACCATCGCGCGCGGCGATCGCGGGATGGAACCGGTCGACGAGTTGGGCGTGTTCGTGAAGTCCAAGATGCGCAATTACTCGAACGAATCCAACTACCTCTACGGTATCAAGGCCGGCGCGCCGCGGATCGTCAAGCTGCTCTGGCAATACGACATCACGGCCAGCTGGACCGTCGCGGCGTTGAGCCTCGAGAACCATCCCGAAATCGCCGAGGCGATCGTGGACCTCGGCCACGAGCCGGTGAGCCACGGCTGGCGCTGGGTGCACCAGTTCAAGATGGACGAGGACGAGGAGCGCGACTTTATCCGCAAGGCAGTGACCAGTATCGAGAAGACCTGCGGCGTGCGACCCTACGGCTGGCTCAGCCGCTACCTCCTCACCGACAACACCCGGCGGCTGCTGTCTGAGGAGGGCTTCACCTATCACATGGACGATTACAGCGGCGACGTGCCGTTCTGGGATCGGGGTACCGGTCCCGGCAAGCCCCCAAAGACAAGCCGATGTGCATCGTCCCCTACCAGCTCGACAACAACGACATGA
- a CDS encoding REDY-like protein HapK has product MRIIVPFNLKPGTDIAEYEAWAKDKDIPTASALPSVTSFTVHKATGLFGDPDATPPYAYFEVLDITDMDAFIADVSDPEFQAKAAPFQDYADGPQFILTEDL; this is encoded by the coding sequence ATGCGAATAATCGTTCCGTTCAACCTCAAGCCCGGTACCGACATCGCCGAATACGAAGCGTGGGCGAAGGACAAGGACATCCCGACCGCCAGCGCGCTGCCTTCGGTCACAAGCTTTACCGTGCACAAGGCGACCGGCCTGTTCGGCGACCCGGATGCGACACCGCCCTACGCCTATTTCGAGGTGCTCGACATAACCGACATGGATGCCTTCATCGCCGATGTGTCGGACCCCGAGTTCCAGGCCAAGGCCGCGCCGTTCCAGGACTATGCCGACGGCCCGCAATTCATCCTGACCGAGGATTTGTGA
- a CDS encoding carboxymuconolactone decarboxylase family protein: protein MTRIAPKDPAEALGGKEAAEFARRMMGYIPNSVLTMAHWPELLDAFRGLVSVIYGQSRLDNGFKRLIGHAASLAAGCRYCQAHTGHGAIEQGIDPAKLEALYDFENSELISDAERAALSLAFAAGAQPNAATDAHFERLRAHFDEREQVEIMAVIAMFGFLNRWNDTLATSLEAEPGDFAESILSSRGWDRGAH from the coding sequence ATGACCCGGATCGCGCCGAAAGACCCGGCCGAAGCGCTGGGCGGAAAAGAGGCCGCCGAGTTTGCCCGCCGGATGATGGGCTATATCCCCAATTCGGTGCTGACGATGGCGCACTGGCCCGAATTGCTCGACGCGTTTCGCGGCCTCGTCAGCGTGATTTACGGCCAGAGCCGACTCGACAACGGGTTCAAACGGCTGATCGGCCACGCCGCGAGCCTTGCCGCCGGGTGCCGCTATTGCCAGGCGCATACCGGGCACGGCGCGATCGAGCAGGGGATCGACCCGGCCAAGCTGGAGGCGCTTTACGACTTCGAGAATTCGGAACTGATTTCGGATGCCGAACGCGCCGCGCTTTCGCTCGCCTTCGCCGCCGGTGCACAGCCCAATGCCGCCACCGATGCCCATTTCGAACGTCTTCGGGCACATTTCGACGAGCGCGAGCAGGTCGAGATCATGGCGGTGATCGCGATGTTCGGGTTTCTCAACCGCTGGAACGACACGCTCGCGACCAGCCTCGAAGCCGAACCGGGCGACTTCGCGGAATCGATTCTCAGTTCACGAGGTTGGGACCGCGGCGCGCACTAG
- a CDS encoding YciI family protein gives MPLYCFYCQDGEHAPRMRERLLAEHLAHIEAHIDDYAVAGPLKRGDETIGSLLVIKADDEAEARAKFEADPYFDAGVWQSIRTSEFLGVAGDWVDGAAWKK, from the coding sequence ATGCCGCTCTATTGCTTCTATTGCCAGGACGGGGAACACGCGCCGAGGATGCGCGAGCGCCTGCTGGCCGAGCACCTCGCCCATATCGAGGCGCATATCGACGATTACGCGGTCGCCGGGCCGCTCAAGCGGGGCGACGAGACGATCGGTTCGCTGTTGGTGATCAAGGCCGACGACGAAGCCGAAGCGCGCGCCAAGTTCGAGGCCGACCCCTATTTCGATGCGGGCGTGTGGCAATCGATCCGCACCAGCGAATTCCTTGGCGTGGCGGGCGACTGGGTCGACGGCGCAGCGTGGAAGAAATAG
- a CDS encoding SDR family NAD(P)-dependent oxidoreductase yields MGKFTGKTIIVTGSGKQKGLGQGILRAFADEGANCIVSDLTIDAEADTVAEDLRGRGAKVATVACDVSRADQCQALVAAAKEHFGGVDVFVNNAGIGFKMKPLLEVDTADEWDQVIAVNLSGAFYCTQAAARAMVEAGKGGRIINIASQAAKTGFPHLPAYVSSKHGMVGLTRASAVELGAHGITVNAVCPNHVTTGLGAKQNEYFSKLLGFGTVEEYLANMSAKNPMGRPGLPSDTAAACLWLASDEAFYVTGEALNISGGEEMH; encoded by the coding sequence GTGGGAAAATTCACCGGCAAAACCATCATTGTAACCGGATCGGGCAAGCAGAAGGGGCTCGGGCAAGGGATCTTGCGGGCATTCGCCGATGAAGGCGCAAACTGCATCGTTTCCGACCTGACGATCGATGCCGAAGCCGACACCGTCGCCGAAGACTTGCGTGGGCGCGGTGCCAAGGTTGCGACGGTTGCTTGCGATGTGTCGAGGGCCGATCAGTGCCAGGCGCTCGTCGCAGCGGCAAAGGAGCATTTCGGCGGCGTCGACGTGTTCGTCAACAACGCCGGGATCGGCTTCAAGATGAAGCCGCTGCTCGAGGTCGACACCGCCGACGAATGGGACCAGGTGATCGCGGTCAACCTTTCGGGCGCGTTCTACTGCACGCAGGCGGCGGCGCGCGCGATGGTTGAGGCGGGCAAGGGCGGACGGATCATCAACATCGCTTCGCAGGCCGCCAAGACCGGCTTTCCGCACCTGCCCGCCTATGTTTCCTCGAAACACGGCATGGTGGGGCTGACCCGCGCCTCGGCGGTGGAACTGGGCGCGCACGGGATCACGGTCAACGCGGTGTGCCCCAATCATGTCACCACCGGGCTGGGCGCCAAGCAGAACGAGTATTTCTCGAAGCTGCTCGGCTTCGGCACGGTGGAAGAATATCTCGCCAACATGAGCGCGAAAAACCCGATGGGCCGACCGGGCCTGCCGTCCGATACGGCGGCGGCGTGCCTGTGGCTGGCGAGCGACGAGGCCTTCTATGTTACCGGAGAGGCGCTCAACATTTCGGGCGGGGAGGAAATGCACTGA
- a CDS encoding DUF4440 domain-containing protein, giving the protein MQRLLIPLAALALTACTTMEAPLAATPTNEQSAEGLVEAGERWRVLYEAGEWETLRTLYTDDAVLMTQGQPKIEGADAILAFLQRLSQSGAEVSFRFEPEEALVENGLGFVTARYRMDIAFAGRDPVVVAGRSLLVYKWQDGMWKLWRDIDNLAPDATAEDFEQ; this is encoded by the coding sequence ATGCAAAGACTGCTGATCCCGCTCGCCGCACTGGCGCTGACCGCATGCACCACCATGGAAGCCCCGCTCGCTGCCACCCCGACCAACGAGCAATCGGCGGAAGGGCTGGTGGAGGCTGGCGAACGCTGGCGGGTACTCTACGAGGCCGGCGAGTGGGAGACGTTGCGCACGCTCTACACCGATGATGCGGTGCTGATGACGCAGGGCCAGCCGAAGATCGAAGGCGCCGACGCGATCCTCGCCTTCCTCCAGCGTCTGTCGCAATCGGGCGCCGAGGTGTCGTTCCGGTTCGAGCCGGAAGAGGCGCTGGTCGAGAACGGGCTGGGTTTCGTCACCGCCAGATATCGCATGGACATCGCCTTCGCCGGGCGCGACCCGGTCGTTGTCGCGGGGCGATCGCTGCTGGTCTACAAATGGCAGGACGGCATGTGGAAGCTGTGGCGCGACATCGACAACCTTGCGCCCGACGCGACGGCCGAAGACTTCGAGCAATGA
- a CDS encoding amidase, which produces MTIAMLDPYNAFLYRDEHATGGEGPLAGMAIGVKANIAVEGMPFHAGLVAWKDRQAERDAEVVRRLREAGAAIVGITNMEEGALGAKTDNPHFGPTHNPHRHGYSPGGSSGGSGAAVAAGLCDAALGTDTMGSVRIPAAHCGVYGFKPATDRVSQDGLIPADPTLDAIGPLALDLDTLERVGRAISDFGDGDLSGAGATLVEHGVDIDPEVAAVFESALSALPHRPSEQRLSESNSRIRFAGFIRVSHTMAADLAGVEGLSPHLQDLLTYGPNRGERKLAVDMDVLNQAQLEVQHIVRKHGFLILPTVPNPPFPHAEPEPAAQADFTCLANIAGLPAISIPAGWTTDGLPIGVQMVGAAGSEAGLFALARQLDDNLGAYRAPAAMGETTCE; this is translated from the coding sequence GTGACCATAGCCATGCTCGATCCCTACAACGCCTTTCTCTACCGCGACGAGCACGCAACCGGCGGCGAGGGACCGCTCGCGGGAATGGCGATCGGCGTAAAGGCCAATATTGCGGTGGAGGGGATGCCGTTCCACGCCGGGCTGGTCGCATGGAAGGATCGGCAGGCCGAGCGCGACGCCGAAGTGGTGCGGCGGCTGCGCGAGGCGGGCGCGGCGATTGTCGGCATCACCAACATGGAAGAGGGTGCGCTCGGCGCGAAGACCGATAATCCGCATTTCGGCCCGACCCATAATCCGCATCGGCACGGATACTCGCCCGGCGGCTCCTCCGGAGGCAGCGGCGCGGCGGTCGCGGCGGGCCTGTGCGACGCGGCGCTGGGCACCGACACGATGGGCTCGGTGCGGATCCCGGCGGCGCATTGCGGGGTCTACGGCTTCAAGCCTGCGACCGACCGGGTGAGCCAGGATGGTTTGATCCCCGCCGATCCCACGCTCGATGCGATCGGTCCGCTGGCGCTCGATCTTGATACGCTGGAGCGGGTTGGAAGGGCGATCTCGGATTTCGGCGATGGGGATTTGTCGGGAGCCGGTGCAACACTGGTGGAACACGGCGTGGATATCGATCCGGAGGTCGCGGCGGTCTTCGAAAGCGCGCTGTCGGCGCTGCCTCATCGCCCTTCCGAACAGCGGTTGAGCGAGAGCAACTCGCGAATCCGGTTTGCCGGTTTCATCCGCGTTTCGCACACGATGGCTGCCGACCTGGCCGGTGTCGAAGGGCTATCCCCGCACCTGCAAGACCTGCTGACCTACGGCCCGAACCGGGGCGAGCGGAAACTGGCGGTGGACATGGATGTTCTCAACCAGGCGCAGCTTGAGGTCCAGCACATCGTTCGCAAGCACGGCTTCCTGATCCTGCCGACCGTGCCCAACCCGCCTTTCCCGCATGCCGAACCCGAACCGGCGGCGCAGGCGGACTTCACCTGTCTCGCCAACATCGCGGGGCTGCCCGCGATCAGTATTCCGGCCGGTTGGACCACGGACGGCCTGCCCATCGGTGTGCAGATGGTTGGTGCGGCCGGCTCGGAAGCGGGGCTGTTTGCGCTCGCCCGCCAACTTGACGACAATCTCGGCGCCTATCGTGCGCCCGCAGCCATGGGAGAAACGACATGCGAATAA
- a CDS encoding hydantoinase B/oxoprolinase family protein, whose protein sequence is MPAQIVQTNDTPFETIEIDPVTLDIIENALRNARIEMDATLVRTAMSPGIREQGDAFPLIADPAGKMIVGQFGSFIDGFLKQFDGTIEDGDMIFLSDPYSCDGAVSHSNDWLVLLPVFKDGRLIAYTAMFGHQSDIGGSVPGSMPIGASSIFEEGVRIPPVKIWKRGEYNDDLMKLVMHQTRKPDWCQADLNALIASCRVASRRVIEMAERFGDDVYVSATQELLARNHRAMKALLLQAVGENPVSFEDFVCDDGKGFGPYKIKCSMWREGETVILDFDGTDPQSAASINFFLNENMFKMFFGIYMIMVFDPQILFNDGFYDLIEVRIPEGSLLKPQFPAALSGRTHALGRIFDILGGLLGQGTPEFLNAAGFSSSPHLFYSGWDNRPAKGGEWFQLFQIGFGGIPGRPLGDGPDGHSLWPGFTNVPNEFLERYFPLRIERYSTEPDSGGAGLHRGGNGIHMTYRFLADGEIAIHDDRWFVPPWGVNGGHPGKRARKVLERADGSTKIVGNKIEDVPVKAGDLLHYITWGGGGWGDPLERDPETVALEIRQGLVTPEGARDYGVVADAEGTVDTAATDTLRGEMKAKRGELPLFDYGPGIEELRARCEEETGLPAPKQPEWNGDTVRLAEAAE, encoded by the coding sequence ATGCCCGCACAAATCGTCCAGACCAACGACACCCCATTCGAGACGATCGAGATCGATCCGGTCACGCTCGACATCATCGAAAACGCCCTGCGCAACGCCCGGATCGAAATGGACGCGACGCTGGTGCGCACCGCGATGTCGCCCGGCATCCGCGAACAGGGCGACGCCTTCCCGCTGATCGCCGATCCGGCGGGCAAGATGATCGTCGGCCAGTTCGGCAGCTTCATCGACGGGTTCCTGAAACAGTTCGACGGAACGATCGAAGATGGCGACATGATCTTCCTCTCCGATCCCTATTCCTGCGACGGCGCGGTGAGCCATTCGAACGACTGGCTGGTGCTGCTGCCGGTGTTCAAGGACGGCCGCCTGATCGCCTACACCGCGATGTTCGGGCACCAGTCCGATATCGGCGGCTCGGTCCCCGGATCGATGCCGATCGGTGCGTCGAGCATCTTCGAGGAAGGGGTGCGCATCCCGCCGGTGAAGATCTGGAAAAGGGGCGAATACAACGACGACCTGATGAAGCTCGTGATGCACCAGACGCGCAAGCCCGACTGGTGCCAGGCCGATCTCAACGCGCTGATCGCCAGCTGCCGCGTCGCTTCGCGCCGCGTGATCGAGATGGCCGAGCGGTTCGGCGACGACGTCTACGTTTCGGCGACGCAGGAACTGCTCGCGCGCAACCACCGCGCAATGAAGGCGCTGCTGCTGCAGGCGGTGGGCGAAAACCCGGTCAGCTTCGAGGATTTCGTTTGCGACGACGGCAAGGGCTTCGGCCCGTACAAGATCAAGTGCTCGATGTGGCGCGAAGGCGAAACCGTGATCCTCGATTTCGACGGCACCGACCCGCAGAGCGCCGCTTCGATCAATTTCTTCCTCAACGAGAACATGTTCAAGATGTTTTTCGGCATCTACATGATCATGGTCTTCGACCCGCAGATCCTGTTCAACGACGGGTTCTACGACCTGATCGAAGTCCGCATTCCCGAAGGCTCGCTGCTCAAGCCGCAGTTCCCCGCCGCGCTGTCGGGCCGCACCCATGCGCTGGGCCGGATCTTCGACATCCTTGGCGGATTGCTGGGCCAGGGCACGCCCGAATTCCTCAACGCCGCCGGGTTCTCATCGTCGCCGCACCTGTTCTATTCGGGCTGGGACAACCGGCCCGCCAAAGGGGGCGAATGGTTCCAGCTGTTCCAGATCGGCTTTGGCGGCATTCCCGGCAGGCCGCTGGGCGACGGGCCGGACGGGCATTCGCTATGGCCGGGCTTTACCAACGTGCCCAACGAGTTCCTCGAACGCTATTTCCCGCTCAGGATCGAGCGCTATTCGACCGAACCCGACAGCGGCGGCGCGGGGCTGCATCGCGGGGGCAACGGCATCCACATGACCTACCGCTTCCTCGCCGATGGGGAAATCGCGATCCACGACGATCGCTGGTTCGTGCCGCCGTGGGGCGTCAATGGCGGGCATCCGGGCAAGCGCGCGAGGAAGGTGCTCGAACGCGCCGATGGTTCGACCAAGATCGTCGGCAACAAGATCGAGGACGTTCCGGTCAAGGCGGGAGACCTGCTGCACTACATCACCTGGGGTGGCGGCGGCTGGGGCGATCCGCTGGAGCGCGATCCCGAAACCGTCGCGCTCGAGATCCGGCAGGGCCTCGTCACACCCGAAGGCGCGCGCGATTACGGCGTGGTCGCCGATGCCGAGGGCACGGTGGACACCGCGGCCACCGACACACTGCGCGGCGAGATGAAGGCGAAACGCGGCGAGCTGCCGTTGTTCGACTATGGACCCGGAATCGAGGAACTGCGCGCACGCTGCGAGGAGGAGACCGGTCTGCCCGCTCCCAAGCAGCCCGAATGGAACGGCGACACGGTTCGGCTCGCCGAAGCGGCGGAGTAG
- a CDS encoding enoyl-CoA hydratase/isomerase family protein, which yields MNLRLETEGRIAQLLIDRADKRNAFDMAMWEALPGLLDQAARNSELRLLVVRAAVSGPFCAGADIKELLANKDDADWRARNQAAINRVQYELARHPLPTLAFIEGDCIGGGCGIALACDLRVATPAARFGITPAKLGLVYPLHDVKLLTDLVGPGQARRILYTGNLIEAAEAQRIGLVEMVADHPAELVDAILAASPHSIRETKRFVRRVLDGQTEDDAETLRIFAEAFTGKDFLEGTRAFVEKRKPEFGK from the coding sequence ATGAACCTGCGGCTCGAGACCGAAGGCCGGATCGCGCAGCTGCTGATCGACCGCGCCGACAAGCGCAACGCCTTCGACATGGCGATGTGGGAAGCGCTGCCGGGCCTGCTCGACCAGGCGGCGCGCAACAGCGAACTGCGTCTGCTGGTGGTGCGTGCGGCGGTGAGCGGCCCGTTCTGCGCCGGGGCGGATATCAAGGAATTGCTGGCCAACAAGGACGATGCGGATTGGCGCGCCAGGAACCAGGCGGCAATCAACCGCGTGCAATACGAGCTTGCGCGCCATCCGTTGCCGACGCTGGCGTTCATCGAGGGTGACTGCATCGGCGGAGGCTGCGGGATCGCGCTCGCCTGCGACCTGCGGGTCGCGACCCCGGCGGCGCGGTTCGGGATCACCCCGGCCAAGCTCGGCCTCGTCTACCCGCTGCACGATGTGAAGCTGTTGACCGACCTCGTCGGGCCGGGGCAGGCCAGGCGCATTCTCTACACCGGCAACCTGATCGAGGCCGCCGAAGCGCAGCGGATCGGGCTGGTCGAAATGGTCGCCGACCATCCTGCCGAACTGGTCGACGCGATCCTCGCCGCCAGTCCGCATTCGATCCGCGAGACCAAGCGCTTCGTGCGCCGTGTGCTCGACGGTCAGACGGAGGACGACGCCGAGACCCTGCGGATCTTTGCCGAGGCGTTTACGGGCAAGGACTTCCTCGAAGGGACCCGCGCCTTCGTGGAAAAACGCAAACCGGAGTTCGGCAAATGA
- a CDS encoding hydantoinase/oxoprolinase family protein, which produces MTYRMGVDVGGTFTDLLLFDEDTGNFWRHKTPSTPHDSSEGILNGVKAITEEAGVSAEDIAYFLHGTTVATNAVLEGKGAKVGLVTTQGYRDIMQIARSYVPGGLAAWIVWPKPQPLAHLEDTVEVPGRMDADGNEVAPLDEDEVRAALRKLKANGVEAVTVSLINAYVNGAHEQRIGEIVAEELPGLPVSLSHEVLPEMQEYERTLSTVANAAVRPVVSKYVSSLREKLEEQGLKGRLSLLRSDGGLMSSQKAEEHPVNILMSGPAGGVTGALWVAKNAGLTNILTLDVGGTSTDVALIERLEPRRQRTTEVGHLSVRASALDVKTVGAGGGSIAHVPELTKALRVGPESAGAVPGPVAYGKGGELPTVTDANVVLGYLPEDLLGGSFHLDREGAKKAVQTVADALGVGLMEAARGIIDIVNENMFGALRMISVQQGYDPREFALMGFGGAGPLHVNAVAKLMGSWPAVSPVSPGVLCALGDATTRMRTETARSFSRLARDTSVADLTTVLDEMAGQTRGELLADGVPEDQITSQFEVDIRYAGQAFEVPLTIDAGVLDRDGIEGILSRFDEEHRRLFTFNMDTPHEIVNLRAVALGQAPGLPAAELPEGDGDPSAAKIRDHTLWMDGREQAAVIYDRSRLRQGDTIHGPAIITEMDSTTLVESGCAASVDRVGNILINLVQEA; this is translated from the coding sequence ATGACCTACAGAATGGGCGTCGATGTCGGCGGCACGTTCACCGACCTGCTGCTTTTCGACGAGGACACCGGGAACTTCTGGCGGCACAAGACCCCGTCGACCCCGCACGACAGCTCCGAGGGAATCCTCAACGGGGTGAAGGCAATCACCGAGGAGGCCGGAGTGTCGGCGGAGGATATTGCCTATTTCCTGCACGGCACCACGGTCGCGACCAACGCCGTGCTCGAAGGCAAGGGCGCCAAGGTCGGGCTGGTCACCACGCAGGGCTATCGCGACATCATGCAGATCGCGCGCAGCTATGTCCCCGGCGGGCTTGCGGCGTGGATCGTGTGGCCCAAGCCGCAGCCGCTCGCGCATCTCGAAGACACGGTCGAAGTACCCGGCCGGATGGACGCCGACGGCAACGAAGTCGCCCCGCTCGACGAGGATGAAGTCCGCGCTGCGCTGCGCAAGCTCAAGGCGAACGGGGTCGAGGCGGTCACGGTCAGTCTTATCAACGCCTACGTCAATGGCGCGCACGAGCAGCGTATCGGCGAAATCGTCGCCGAGGAGCTGCCCGGCCTGCCAGTCTCGCTGAGCCATGAAGTGCTGCCCGAAATGCAGGAATACGAGCGAACGCTCTCGACTGTCGCCAACGCCGCCGTCCGCCCGGTGGTCAGCAAATACGTGTCCAGCCTGCGCGAAAAGCTTGAAGAGCAGGGTCTGAAGGGGCGGCTGTCGCTGCTGCGCTCGGATGGCGGGCTGATGAGCAGCCAGAAGGCGGAAGAGCATCCGGTCAACATCTTGATGTCCGGCCCGGCTGGCGGGGTGACCGGCGCGCTGTGGGTGGCCAAGAATGCGGGTCTCACCAACATCCTGACGCTCGATGTCGGCGGCACCTCGACCGATGTCGCGCTGATCGAACGGCTGGAACCGCGCCGCCAGCGCACCACCGAAGTCGGCCACCTCTCGGTGCGCGCCTCCGCGCTCGACGTGAAGACCGTGGGCGCGGGCGGCGGTTCGATCGCGCACGTGCCCGAATTGACCAAGGCGCTGCGCGTCGGCCCGGAAAGCGCCGGCGCGGTGCCCGGCCCGGTCGCCTATGGCAAGGGCGGCGAGCTGCCGACCGTGACCGACGCGAATGTCGTGCTCGGCTACCTGCCCGAAGACCTGCTCGGCGGCAGCTTCCACCTCGATCGCGAGGGCGCGAAAAAGGCCGTGCAGACCGTGGCCGACGCGCTCGGCGTGGGTCTGATGGAGGCCGCGCGCGGGATCATCGACATCGTCAACGAGAACATGTTCGGCGCATTGCGGATGATCTCGGTTCAGCAGGGCTACGACCCGCGCGAATTCGCACTGATGGGCTTTGGCGGCGCGGGGCCGCTGCACGTCAATGCCGTAGCAAAGCTGATGGGCAGCTGGCCTGCGGTCTCACCCGTCTCGCCCGGCGTGCTGTGCGCGCTGGGCGATGCCACCACCCGGATGCGGACCGAGACCGCGCGCAGCTTCTCGCGGCTGGCGCGCGATACCTCGGTCGCCGATCTCACCACGGTGCTCGACGAGATGGCCGGGCAGACGCGCGGCGAGCTGCTCGCCGATGGCGTGCCCGAAGACCAGATCACCAGCCAGTTCGAGGTCGATATCCGCTATGCCGGGCAGGCTTTCGAAGTGCCGCTCACGATCGACGCGGGAGTACTCGACCGGGACGGGATCGAAGGCATCCTCTCCCGCTTCGACGAGGAGCACCGGCGGCTGTTCACCTTTAACATGGATACGCCGCACGAGATCGTGAACCTGCGCGCAGTCGCACTCGGCCAGGCGCCGGGGCTGCCCGCCGCCGAACTGCCCGAAGGCGACGGCGATCCCTCCGCCGCGAAGATCCGCGATCATACCTTGTGGATGGACGGACGCGAGCAAGCGGCGGTGATCTACGACCGCAGCAGGCTGCGACAGGGCGACACGATCCACGGCCCCGCGATCATTACCGAGATGGATTCGACCACGCTGGTCGAAAGTGGCTGCGCCGCGAGCGTCGACAGGGTCGGCAACATCCTCATCAATCTCGTGCAGGAGGCCTGA
- a CDS encoding quinone oxidoreductase — MTLTRAQIAQHGGPEVIDWVEDGIPAPGPGEVLIEHSAIGLNFIDTYHRTGLYPVELPSGLGLEAAGTIAALGEDVHDYAVGDRVAYMGPGLGAYATHRVMPASAMFRLPDAITNEIAAAAILKAATVEGLVDRCADVQPGDTVLVHAAAGGVGLIMVQWLKAIGAQVIGTVSTEAKEQHAREAGCDHVIRYTETEIAPQVREITGGAGVPVVFDGVGKDTFLASLDSLAPRGLLVSYGNASGPVENVNLGILAQKGSLFVTRPTLFHYYATPEERGAGMARVWDMIGSGKVRIEIGQTYALTDAAQAHRDLAARKTTGSTILIP; from the coding sequence ATGACGCTGACACGCGCACAAATCGCGCAGCATGGCGGTCCCGAGGTGATCGATTGGGTCGAGGACGGCATTCCCGCTCCCGGCCCCGGCGAAGTGTTGATCGAGCATAGCGCGATCGGCCTCAACTTCATCGATACCTATCACCGCACCGGGCTCTATCCGGTCGAACTGCCAAGCGGCCTCGGGCTCGAAGCGGCAGGAACCATCGCCGCGTTGGGTGAAGACGTCCACGACTACGCGGTGGGCGATCGCGTCGCTTACATGGGGCCGGGGCTCGGTGCCTATGCGACCCACCGGGTCATGCCCGCCTCGGCAATGTTCAGGCTTCCCGACGCCATCACGAACGAAATCGCCGCCGCCGCGATCCTCAAGGCCGCGACGGTCGAGGGACTCGTCGATCGCTGCGCCGACGTGCAGCCGGGCGACACCGTGCTGGTCCACGCCGCCGCCGGGGGCGTCGGGCTGATCATGGTGCAATGGCTCAAGGCGATCGGCGCGCAGGTGATCGGAACCGTGTCGACCGAAGCCAAGGAGCAGCATGCACGCGAGGCGGGCTGCGATCATGTCATCCGCTACACCGAGACAGAGATCGCGCCGCAAGTGCGCGAGATCACCGGCGGCGCCGGGGTGCCGGTGGTATTCGACGGGGTCGGCAAGGATACCTTCCTGGCGTCGCTCGACAGTCTCGCCCCGCGCGGGCTGCTGGTCAGCTACGGCAATGCCAGCGGACCGGTCGAGAATGTCAATCTCGGCATCCTCGCCCAGAAAGGCTCACTGTTCGTCACCCGCCCGACCCTGTTCCACTATTACGCGACTCCCGAGGAACGCGGCGCCGGGATGGCGCGCGTGTGGGACATGATCGGCAGCGGCAAGGTCCGAATAGAAATCGGCCAAACCTACGCCCTGACCGACGCCGCGCAGGCGCACCGCGATCTCGCGGCGCGCAAGACCACCGGTTCGACAATCCTGATCCCCTGA